The Triticum urartu cultivar G1812 chromosome 6, Tu2.1, whole genome shotgun sequence genome includes the window taattcgaagagacttgcaaagataacaaatcatacataaaagaattcagaggagattcaaatattgttcatagataatcttgatcataaacccacaattcatcggatctcgacaaacacaccgcaaaaagaattacatcgaatagatctccaagaagaccgaggagaactttgtattgagatccaaagagagagaagaatccatctagctaataactatggacccgaaggtctgaggtaaactactcacacatcatcggagaggctatggtgttgatgtagaagccctccatgatcgattccccctccggcggagcgccagaagaggccccaagatgggatctcacgggtacagaaggttgcggcggtggaaatagggtttcgtggtgctctcggatgtttttagggtataagagtatatataggcgaaggaagtcggtcaggggagccacgagggggccacgagggtggggtgcgcgcccaggggggcagccGCGCcttcctgcctcgtggcctcctcgcttctttcttgacgtccactccaagtcccctcgattgcgtttgttccaaaaataactctcccgaaggtttcattccgtttgatattccttttctgcgaaacactaaaataggcaaaaaaacagcaatttgggatgggcctccggttagtaggttagtcccaaaaataatataaaagtgtataataaagcccattaaacatgcaaaacagataatataatagtatggaacaatcaaaaattatagatacgttggagacgtatcagtaccgCACTCTCGAGAACGTGTGGGACACGACAGAGGAGGTGGAGGCGATCTACAGCGACAGCGAGCTGTGCATGTCCGCGGGAGAGGAGCCTGCTTCCTACGTTGAGGCAGAGAGGGAGCAAGGCTGGCGTGCGGCGATGGACGAAGAGATGAAGAGCATCGTCGCCAACAAGACTTGGGAACTTTGTGAGCTCCCGCCCGGTCATCGCCCGGTCGGCCTCAAGTGGGTCTACAAGCTCAAGAAGGATCCCCGAGGTGTGGTGGTGAAGCACAAGGCGCGGCTGGTGGCGAAGGGGTACGTTCAGCGGCAGGGCATGGACTTCGAGGATATCTTCGCGCCGGTCGCGCGCATGGACTCAGTGCGCGTCCTCGTCGCGCTCGCAGCGCACCATGGCTGGCAGGTACACCACATGGACGTGAAGTCCGCTTTCTTGAATGGTGACCTGCTCGAGGAGGTTTATGTGTAGCAACCGTCGGGGTACGTCGTGGCCGGCCAGGAGGGCAAGGTGTTGCGCCTCAGCAAGGCGTTGTACGGACTTCGCCAAGCACCAAGGGCTTGGAACACGAAGCTGGAAAAGCGTTTGTGCGCTCTGGGGTTCGAGCGTTGCCCGTCAGAGCATGCTGTCTACCGTCGCGGCTCAGGCACCTTGCTCCTGATCATCGGGGTCTACGTTGACGACCTCGTCATCACCGGAGCGGCCATGGCGGAGATCGACTCCTTCAAGCAGTAGATGACTAGGATGTTCCGCATGAGCGACCTGGGCATGCTCAGCTACTACCTCGGGATCGAGGTGAGCCAGGAGCGCGACCGCATCGTGCTCGGGCAGGGGGCCTATGCCAAGAGGCTGCTGGAGCGCGCGAAGATGGAGGACTGCAACCCGTGCAACACTCGCATGGAGGCGCGGCTCAAGTTGAGCAAGGAGAGCGCCACTGATCCAGTGGACAAGACCAAGTATCGCAACATCATCGGAAGGCCGCGGTACTTGGTGCACACGAGGCCCGACATCACCTTCGCCGTCGGATACTTGAGCAGATTCATGGAGAAACCTGCAGCCGATCACTATGCCGCGGTAAAGCATTTGTTGCGGTACGTGGCCGACACACTGGATCACGGTTGCGCATATGGGCACGACGAAGGAGAGCTGCAGCTAACCGGCTACAGTGACTCGGATCACGCCGGGGACACGGATGGCAGGAGGAGTACCACGGGCGTGATCTTCTTCCTCGGCAAGAGTCCGGTAAGCTGGCAGTCTCATAAGCAAAGGGTGGTAGCGATCTCCTCGTGTGAGGCCGAGTACATGGCGGCCAACACAGCTGCGTGTCAGGGCATTTGGCTGGCGCGGTTACTTGGAGAAATGCTGACCAAGGAGGCCGCACTGCCGAAGCTCCTCGTCGACAACAAGTCGGCGATCTCCTTGGCGAAGAAACCTGTCCTCCACGATCGCAGTAAACACATAGATCAGGTACCATTTCATTCATGAGTGTGTGGAGCAGGGAAGGATATACATCGACTACGTCAGGACGAGTGACCAGCTGGCTGACACTCTGACGAAGGCACTTGGACGTCTCAtcttccaggagctgaagaagagGATCGGGATGGTTGAAATAATTCGCCAACGTCAAGattaggggggaggggggtgcTTTGTTAGCTAATCTAGATGTTGGGTTTGGCTAGTTTGTTTTCCGTTAAATAAACCTGTTGCATGAACCACGACATGTGCGTGCCATGCAAGTAGCTAGCATGGGCCGGCTGGACGTGGGCACCACGATCGGCCCGGTAGTCTCGCAGGTGGCTTAGGAGGCACGATCAACGCTCGTGGGATGGCGCGAGCACGACGGATCGTGGCGCGTAGATAGGATCGCTACCTGCCTCTCCTTCCTTTTAACGAATAAATAGTAATGAAGAAAAAGGGAAAATTCGCGAGATTGCACGCGGCGCAAAGACCACTGTCTCCTCTGTGACCGTGAGCTTAGATTGCTAACAGGCACATATGGACGTCAGATAGTGTTATACGAAATTGATAATTGTGATTAATACCTCTTGCATTGATAGTGAAATGTCAGTTCCCTGACAGCTAGCTCTCTTCATCGTCAATGCAGCTTTCTTCCAAGTCGGTCCTGGATAGATAACGTTTTTTCAAAGACACGTTGAAATTTTCTCCCACATTTTTGAAAGTGTTTCATATGTTTGAAAAAGGTTTATTGCGTGATTTTAAAAATGGTaaacatgtatttaaaaaatgttcacatattGATTTAAAAAATGTCAATCATGTATTGAAAAATGGTCATTGTGTATTTGGACAATGTTACCCTTGTATTTTAAAAAATAATTCATGTGTTTACAAAATGATCATCGTTTATTTAAAAAAGTTCACCGTGTCTTTATAAATTTATTAACATATTTTTTAAATCACCAATTGTTTATTAGAATGTTCGATGTGAATTAGAAAATTGTTCAACATATATTTTAAAACTGCTCGCCATgcattttaaaaatatttaatgTGCATTAGAAATATTTAACTTCTTTTTGAAAAATGCtgaagatatatatatatatataatttttttaaCGTGTATTAATAAAATTCAATGTTCAATTGTAAAATGAGatgaaaaaaacaaaaataaagaTAAAGGAAGACCAAAACTAAATTGGGCCAAATCAGTTGATATGAGATATGAGAGCGAATTGTCGAGCGGGCGCACAGGCGCGTCtccagctgggccggcccattcgcGCAACACAGtgaaaaaattccaaaatttttTGCTGGAGAGAGGGATCGAACCAGGGACCTCCATCTTCATACGCACGATCATAACCATCGCGATAGACAAGCTCTCTTTATAAATTTATTAACATATTTTTTAAATCACCAATTGTTTATTAGAATGTTCGATGTGAATTAGAAAATTGTTCAACATATATTTTAAAACTGCTCGCCATgcattttaaaaatatttaatgTGCATTAGAAATATTTAACTTCTTTTTGAAAAATGCtgaagatatatatatatatatataattttttaatGTGTATTAATAAAATTCAATGTTCAATTGTAAAATGAGatgaaaaaaacaaaaataaagaTAAAGGAAGACCAAAACTAAATTGGGCCAAATCAGTTGATATGAGATATGAGAGCGAATTGTCGAGCGGGCGCACAGGCGCGTCtccagctgggccggcccattcgcGCAACACAGtgaaaaaattccaaaatttttTGCTGGAGAGAGGGATCGAACCAGGGACCTCCATCTTCATACGCACGATCATAACCATCGCGATAGACAAGCTCTCTCGCTTTTCTACCGCGTGCGGTGCTAAATGTAATGGAGACCCGAACATTTTCTCAAATTCCTAACGCGAAAATTATTTTGAAAAGGTGTTTCTTAAAAAGCGAACACTTTCCAAATTTTAGAAGAAAAACTAAAAGGCATGAAGAAAGTTTTGATAAACTGAAAACTTTTAAAAATcccgaacattttttgaatttaggaaacaaaattttgaaattgagaacaaaatttgaacatgaacattttttaaagcACGAACATTTTTTAATCTTGAGAACAAAATTTTGAAACGGAGAACAAATTTGTAAGCGCGGAAATTTGAGAACAAAATTtgaacatgaacattttttaaagcacgaacatttttttaatCTTGAGAACAAAATTTGAAACAGAGAACAAATTTGGAAGTGCGGATTTTTTTAAAGATGTACATTTGTTTTTGAATcttgagaacaaattttgaaacaTAGAATAGATTTGGAAGCGCGAACAATTTCTTAAAgaacgaacattttttgaatattgagaacaaattttgaaacaTAGAACAAATTTGAAAAATCCCGAATATATTTGGAAGcgcaaacattttttgaaaaccTGAACAAAAAAGTTGAAGTCCAGTACATTATATTAATTTCGAAAATTTTGCACTTTTTTGTGTAACGAGAACAATTTTTAAAAAGTTGAACATTTTATGGAAAGGCAAACAAAATTTgaatattttgaaaaaaaagataaaagaaaaataaaatgaaataataaaccaaagaaagaaaacaaacagaaaaaaccaaaaagaagaaaaaaaggaaacaGAAAGGAATTTGAAAATCTGAAGAACAAAAAGGAAATAGAAAGAGAAGAAAAGGAATTGAAAAAATGAATTAAAGaaacagaaaaacaaagaaagaagaaaaaaagagaaagaaaaaaagaaacagaaaaagaaaaaaaacagtgAAAAACCGGTTCAAGAACCTTCtggaaggttcccaaaaccggtcAGGAACCTTCCAGAAAGCACCCAAAACCGGATACTGTAGCCCGCGTAGTTGGGCCGGGCCATCTGGATCGCTCGGTCGCTCGGCTCTGTGCGTTCGCTCGACAGTCTGCCGCAATGAGCGTCCGCTAGGATATTCCCCAAACGTATCCTTTTTCCGGAAAAAAAACTATCCAGATCCAATCTTTTTTATATAATTCAGGCCGAGATCAATTTCCCTTTTTTGAATAGAAGCCCGGATCAATTTATTTTTCTGAATAGAAGCCCATACCAACTCCCCTTTCTACCCAGCCAGCAGCACCGGGCCGCCATGGGCCATGGCTCCCTGTGTTCCTTGGCGTGCGAGGTCGCCCTGTTGGTTCTCACTTGCGGCCTACCGGGATCCCCTGTTTCTGGCCGCCATGGGAGCAGCAGGGCTCTGTCGATACCCCAAACTGTGTGGAAGCACAAGTTAACAACAGTGACACAATTGCTTTCCTTGTTTGATTTGGTAGCTTTTGATTCGACTGTCACAAGACGACCTGATGACCCATCCTTATATGTTCGCTCACTCTCACTTGCTTTTGTAGGTTGTCTTCAAAATCAATCATCTTGCATTTTTATTTTTCGGAAGTGACACTTTTTTCTTTTTATCTTCCCTGTATTCCTGAATCCTAAAAGCAAGAGCTCATGCAGCCATCTGCCTATACAAGCTTAAAATTTACTGTTGCCAAGTGCTGAGTTGATACAGTTGGCCAGAAGTTCAATGCTGGGTACTTTCTGCTGAATCATTTACCTACTGTACATCCCAAATCTGCCACACTACCCTTACATCCCTGAGACTTTTTTTTTGCGAATGCCTTACATCCCTGAGACTGAAACCAGGTGAAGCAGTTTACACCACATCAGTTCAAGCTACAGTAGAATAGTTCAAAGTATTGGAGTGACAAGACAACGTttcaactctggaacctaagatcAAACTAACTTACACAAGTACACACACAATAATTCTTAAAACTAGTAATAAATGCAAGAAATTCTGATCGTACAATATTCCCTCAAAAGCAAATAGTACCATGTGGCAGAGCAACTAACACCACTTCCTCTGTGATGTCTTAAGAGTTCAGGCATTACCACGACATTTCAATGAAGCCATCATGCACTTGCGTTTAACAGAAGATTCACTGAATAGACGAAGGGAAAACATGTCACATATGGGCGTCAGAAAGTGTTATACGAAATTGATAATTGTGATTAATACCTCTTGCATTGGTAGTCAAATGTCAGTTCCCTGACAGCTAGCTCTCTTCATCGTCAATGCAGCTTTCTTCCAACTCGGTCCCGGATAGATAACTTGGGACGATTGGGATGGCAATTTGCCTCGTTCCTTATAGCAGCAGATGCAGCAGAGCAGCTAACGGAAGATGTGCCTACATAATTGCAAAGAGTAAACATGGCATCTCTGAGACATGGGAGGTGGCCAAGACCCAAGTAGAACCCATAATCTTCTGCCACTGAAACAAAAAACGGCACCACAAGCTTCTCCAGCTTTGGCAGTGCTCCTTCTTCAAACGTCAAGTAAATTGCACTTTCCCAGCAGATAAGGTATAATTCCTTCAAACACGGAAATGCAATGCCTTGTATGGTAAGCCTTTCGTTTTGGAAGGTATTGAATGTTATACTCACACAAAGTAAGGCCGGCATCTCTCCCAGCATCCGCAGATCCTCCTCTGTTGCTTCAATCAAATTAATGTTCAGCTTTGAGAGACTGGTGAGTGCTGGTACAATCCACTTTGGCATCTTTGGTAAATAGTAGCTACTGGTCATCCAAAATGTTTGGAGGTTATATGGAAGAGGGGACCAAGAATCTAAGAACTGGATGGGTGTTGAATCCGGAGAGTATATCCATAAAGACTGGAGTTTGCAAGTGACAAGCTTGCACAGTGAGGAGAATAACATCTCTTCATGTCTCTTGTATTCCTGATATCCTCCACCATCCAACTGTAGATGGAGTTCTTTCAAACGATTTAGATTCCCCAATTCCTCGACTGCATGTAATGGACTCTTGATAATATTAAATCCCGAGATCGCCTGTAAATTCCTCATATTTCCAATCCCATTTGGTAACTTCATTTCACCGTGAGGACCGGGATATCTTGCAGTGAGTAGATGTTGTAGCTTAACAAGCTGAATAATTCCAGTGGGCAATTCTTCTATCTGTGTATCTCTAATATCTAGCGTCTCTAGACCATATAGCTTCACAATTCCTGATGGTAGCTTCGACATGTCAGTGCCCCTAAAGCTCAGGTACTTCAGCTGGACTAGCTTATCTACACCGTTCATATCGTAATCGTGTAGATTCTCACAATCTTGAAATTCTACTACACGCAAAGCTTCAAACTGAACAAGTCTAGGCAAGTGTTTGATGCAAGTTGATGCTATCACTGTCAGAGATCGTACATGGCTTAGATTTTCATTTGCCAATATGGATGCAAGATCTTGGTCAATATGCTGGACTGATAGTCGCCGAATAAGACCATCACGCTTTGCCAAATCAGTTTGACCATGGCCTGCCAAAGAGATGAAATTATCTTCAACCGATTTTGAAATAATGAGCTCAAGCATCATGTCATGGACTTGACAAGCACGAGCCTTTCCATCATAGCCAATTTCAATTGGCTGGACCATACTTTTGTTTATTAGCTCATAGAAGTGGTTCTCGGCAACCTCTTGCTTGCTTTGTCCGCGCTCTTCAGAGATGAAGCCTTCTGCTATCCATCGCCTCACTAAAATATCTCTCTCAATCACATAATCCTCAGGATATATACTTAAATATAACAAGCAGGTCTTGAGATTGGGTGAAAGATCATTGTAACTAAGGGATAATATGTTATTCATTCCATCTAAGCTTCGGTTTTTGTCCAATGCAGAACCAATAGACCTTCTGACCCTCTCCCACTCATCTTTGACCACTGGCTTCGTTGCCAATAAACTTGATATACTGATAATTGCCAATGGGAGGCCTCCACATTTCTTCAGTATTTTGTTCGAAATTTGTTTTAGCACGTCAGGGCAACGGTCCTCCGAACCAAATATTCTTTTGAAAAACAATATTTTAGAGTGCAGATCACTTAGGGCTTCTATTTCATACATGCGACCATTACCATCTAGGCAACATGATCTTGCTACATCAACAATGCGTGTAGTAGCTATAATTCTGCTGGAAAAATCATTCTCTGGGAAAGCATACTTGATAGCGTTCCATGCTGATATCGACCATATATCATCAATAACGATGAGATACCTAATAGATATAAGTAGTTAATGTTAATCAACTATGAAAAAGAGTTCAAGTGCAGAACAAGAAGATACCAATGTCATGTCAAAAGAATTCAACCATATACAAAAAAAACACTACGAACTCCAAGAGGATGGTAATAAAaatactcaaaaataaatagcaagtaaaccatgataatctaagcatcaTATAAGGCGCAAGTACTCAACAAGTTAAGGTCTACCATCTGTCTATTGCCTATGTTGCCATCTGTAGTTTGCTTACTTAACTAAGACTTTAGCCATAGTTGGAACTCAAAACTAACCAACTTAAGTTCAAAAAAGATTTCACTCTAAGAAATGTTTGCCCATGATCATACAAGCATCATTTTACAATACTTGTGTGAGTAAAAACAAAATCGTCTAGAACACTTGTTTGAATATCCAGTGTGTGGTGTAGCATATTTCGAGTCCTTTGAGTACAACACTGATCTTTAACCTCTATACACATTTGTTTACAGTTTGATTCTTTTTCATTTCAGTATAGTCAGGCTAGTATTAAGAAATTATCCTAAATATGTTTGTTAGAAAAGGGGGGCTGAAAATTACCTCTTATCTTGTAGGAGTTCTTTTATCTTCACAATACATTTCGCTTCATCCCAAGTGTCGATTCCTTTCGCAAAATCTTCCTTGCAAGGCAATTGGGAGATTAAATCCTTCATAATTTTCTTTACATTAGGTTTTTGCGAGACAGAGACAAAAGCTTGACAATGAAAATGCCCTTGGATCTTGCGGTAGACCTCCCTTGCCAGTGTTGTTTTTCCCAACCCACCAAAGCCAACAATGGACAGCACCCTGTGATGCTTGGTTGAGCTACTTTCATCTTCCAGCATCCAACTAGCAAGATCATCTTTTGGACCATCAATGCCCACAAGGTGCGCTTCGTCAACAAGAAGAGCAGACAAGCGGGGATCCACGGCTGAATGTTCAAAGGGGCAGCAGGGAATTTCATCCAGCTTGTAACTACTCTTCAAATCTTTTACCTCCTTGAGACGAATTTTCAGATTGTCGATCTTGTTGGCAATTCCACTACGAGAGCCCAACGTCTTGAGCCGGCGAGCAGTCTTGTGGAAGAACTCCTTGAAGCCAACCTGGTGATGACCGCCATCACCGAGCTGGTGGATGAACTTGTCTATGACATCCTCAATATCGTAGGTCAGCTCCCTCACAAGGGATATCCACGCCTTCACCTGGACGTCGGGATCTTGCAACATCGTGTACTTGTGGACCGCGGCATGCATGCCGGTCAGCTCAGCTTTGAGCGAGCGGATCTCACGGCGGACGCCTTTCAGGCGGGCGCACTCACCGGCAAGCAAACCGGTGAGCTTCATCAACAGGGGACCCAACACACCGTGCGAAGCACTCACCGCCTCCATTGACCTCTAGCTCTCTATTGCTCTCGTTTATGCTTGGTGTGGAAAGAAGTGCAGGAAGAGGACTCCTACTGCTCCGGCTAGCCTGATGAGATATGGATTCATTGGCCAGGAGATGAGATATAGGGAAGAAAATTCCGACGACTGAGGCCCCAAGTCGGCGCACATCTCCTTTTCTTGGACTCGGGTGTAGATATTTTTCTTAGCCTCTCGCGACGCTTCTCACGCTCTATCCATGGCTGTAGTAGCTGTGGACAGTGGACAACGTCCTGTCTGCTTCACAGCTCTGCAGGCCTTCTCGAGAAAACAGGGGAAACGATTAGAGCAGAGTGGCCAACATGCAAGCGACTAATCTAAAAAAAATGAACGGTATATCTCCAAAATAAATATGCTCCACTCACACATTATCTCACCCCTTGTCATATCAGAAAAAAGAAACAGATAAAGGCAAGTGGAGTAATTAAGGGAGTTGTGCTACTGCCTGAAGATTTATATACACGCAAGACCAAGAACAAACCCAAACCTAAACGTATACAAGACTGATAAACGTGTAGACACGTACAAGTCCTAAGCCGGACTCCTACTAGTACACGAACTAGCTAGCCTAATCCATCTAATACTACGACTCTGGCGTACTGTATCTTACCTAATTACACGGCCACACTGATCACCATGTAGACCTAACATAACACGTCTAATACTTTCTAGTATAACACAAATACTATTTAGACTTGACACTATTCAAAATTATGCTAACAATTTCTTCTTAATTTTGACATATCATCTCTTTGTGCTTCCTCTGGTCTTGACTTGCTGAAAATCCGCATCTTATTGATCCAAACTATGACGCATGATCCGGATTACCAGCCCATACGGTCGCATCTACGCGTGCAACATGCAAGACTGGACGCATCATCAGTTTTCACGTCGTTTAACTTAACTGGTCACTGTCCCACTACACGCCGAGCTTGATCTTTAACGGTCATATTCGCACACTGAGTATGACCCGCCTGGAAACATGCAGTGTGCCTCCTTGCTCTGCCATGTTGTGCCACCGCTATTGCTTCGCCGCCGCCTTGCACTCGGTTCGCACCATACTCCTTGTACTTGCTTGCAGCAGATTCACTCTCCACTGCTCGCATACCTCCTCGCTTTATAATGGCTTCGCCTACCATCGTCCGCCTTCGGCATCACACCGAACCCACACTGGCTGCAACCAGGACGCTCCACGAGGACATGAACATGACTCACGGAACACCGTGCACATCGCTTCCACTCCAACGAGTCCACACAGAGACGAGCACTTGCACACGATGACGACTCACAAACGCAACGACGACTGATCGTGCAAACACGCACGACACCTTGACTCATCCGACTCCCCCGGATGACGATCTTGATGAGCTCCAGCGCCGCACCTCGGCACCATCTCTCCCACCAACGATCTCCTTCCACCTTCTTTCTGACGACAACCTGCCGTCTCCCTCCTTGTCGCTCTAAGATCGCCTGATCCTCCTCGTCCGTCGCTCCATCCAGTGACTATATTGCCCGCCCCGAGGCGCTAGTAGATCGCCACCCCGGGGCAAGCGTACCTTCACTCgaaccttgctctgataccaattgttggaaTTCTGCCCACATGATCGATCACATCAAATCACGATAAACACGCACACGCAATTTTTTTGCCAAAGGCACGTGGCGTGCCTCtcttctctttatttttttcttgttttctCTACGGTGTTACAATAGTTAGCCCTACCTGTATATATATACACGCAGGACCAAGGACAAACCCAAACCTAGACGTATGCAAGACTGCTAAACGTGTGGACACGTACAAGTCATAAACCGAACTCCTACTAGTACATGAACTAGCTAGCCTAATCCATCTAATACTAGGACTCTGACGTACTGTATCTTACCTAATTACACGGCCACGCTGATCACCATGTAGACCTAACATAACATGTCTAATACTTCCTAGTATAACACAAATACTACTTGGACTTGACACTATTCAAGATTATGCTAACAATCTCTCTCTAATCTTGACATGTCATCTCTTTGTGCTTCCTCTGGTCTTGACTCGCTGAAAATCCGCATCTTGTTGATCCAAACTCTAACGGATGATCCGGACTACCAGCCCACACGGTCGCATCTACGCGTGCAACGTGCAAGACTGGACGCATCATCAGTCTGCACGTCGTTCAACTTAACTGGTCACTGTCCCACTACACGCCGAGCTTGATCTTCAACGGTCATATTCGTACACTGAGTATGACCCGCCTGGAAACATGCAGTGCGCCTCCTTGCTCTGCCATGTTGTGCCACCGCTATTGCTTCGCCGCCGCCTTGCACTCGGTTCGCACCATACTCCTTGTACTCGCTTGCAGCAGATTCACTCTCCACTGCTCGCACACCTCCTCGCTTTACGATGGCTTCGCCTACCATCGTCCGCCTTCGGCATCACACCGAACCCACACTGGCTGCAACCAGGACGCTCCACGAGGACATGGACATGACTCACGGAACATCGTGCACATCGCTTCCACTCCAACGAGTCCACACAGAGACGAGCACTTGCACACGATAACGACTCACAAATGCAACGACGACTGATCGTGCAAACACGCACGACACCTTGACTCATCCGACTCCCCCGGATGACGATCTTGATGAGCTCCAGCGCCGCACCTCGACACCATCTCTTCCATCAACGATCTCCTTCCACCTTCTTTCTGACGACAACCTGCCGTCTCCTTCCTTGTCGCTCCAAGATCGCCTGATCCTCCTCGTCCGCCGCTCCATCCAGTGACTATATTGCCCGCCCCGAGGCGCTAGTAGATCGCCACCCTGGGGAAAGCGTACCTTCACTCgaaccttgctctgataccaattgttggaaTTCTGCCCACATGATCGATCACATCAAATCACGATAAACACGCACACGTAATTTTTTTTTGCCAAAGGCACGTGTCGTGCCTCtcctctctttatttttttcttgttttctCTACGGTGTTACAATAGCTAGCCCTgcctgtatatatatatacacgcaGGACCAAGGACAAACCCAAACCTAGACATATACAAGACTGCTAAACGTGTGGACACGTACAAGTCCTAAACCGGACTCCTACTAGTACATGAACTAGCTAGCCTAATCCATCTAATACTAGGACTCTGACGTACTGTATCTTACCTAATTACACGGCCACACTGATCACCATGTAGACCTAACATAACACGTCTAATACTTCCTAGTATAACACAAATACTACTTGTACTTGACACTATTCAAGATTATGCTAACAGAGGTCAGGTCTGTTCATTCTAACGTGCTGGATCCCCTGTTTCTGGCAGGCAGGGAGCAGAGCAACTCTGTTTCACTCTTCATGATGAAACCAAACAGAGGACAGGGTTAACCCAGCAATTTCGGCGTCTCTTGTACACCCATATTGTGTAGAAAAAGCCCAGCAACTTCACCGGTGTGAGTCGATCATACAGTTAACTGGTCCTTCCATTTCTTAAAGAAGTAATTAACCATTTCTCAAAAAACAAAAGTTCTTTACTTTTTTCTGTTTTGATGTTGCCGCTTGAGATTTGTTTGACtgtaactagcaagatgcccgtgctaCGCTACGGAGGGAGTAACAAAAGATTGGGTGGACATTGTTTACATAATAAGTGGAGCCTGCTGAACAATAAAAGATGCACCAAAATATCAATCAAAGTGATGCCATATTGTTGCTAAGTACATATCGAGGAAAATCAAGCATA containing:
- the LOC125515433 gene encoding disease resistance protein Pik-2-like; this translates as MEAVSASHGVLGPLLMKLTGLLAGECARLKGVRREIRSLKAELTGMHAAVHKYTMLQDPDVQVKAWISLVRELTYDIEDVIDKFIHQLGDGGHHQVGFKEFFHKTARRLKTLGSRSGIANKIDNLKIRLKEVKDLKSSYKLDEIPCCPFEHSAVDPRLSALLVDEAHLVGIDGPKDDLASWMLEDESSSTKHHRVLSIVGFGGLGKTTLAREVYRKIQGHFHCQAFVSVSQKPNVKKIMKDLISQLPCKEDFAKGIDTWDEAKCIVKIKELLQDKRYLIVIDDIWSISAWNAIKYAFPENDFSSRIIATTRIVDVARSCCLDGNGRMYEIEALSDLHSKILFFKRIFGSEDRCPDVLKQISNKILKKCGGLPLAIISISSLLATKPVVKDEWERVRRSIGSALDKNRSLDGMNNILSLSYNDLSPNLKTCLLYLSIYPEDYVIERDILVRRWIAEGFISEERGQSKQEVAENHFYELINKSMVQPIEIGYDGKARACQVHDMMLELIISKSVEDNFISLAGHGQTDLAKRDGLIRRLSVQHIDQDLASILANENLSHVRSLTVIASTCIKHLPRLVQFEALRVVEFQDCENLHDYDMNGVDKLVQLKYLSFRGTDMSKLPSGIVKLYGLETLDIRDTQIEELPTGIIQLVKLQHLLTARYPGPHGEMKLPNGIGNMRNLQAISGFNIIKSPLHAVEELGNLNRLKELHLQLDGGGYQEYKRHEEMLFSSLCKLVTCKLQSLWIYSPDSTPIQFLDSWSPLPYNLQTFWMTSSYYLPKMPKWIVPALTSLSKLNINLIEATEEDLRMLGEMPALLCVSITFNTFQNERLTIQGIAFPCLKELYLICWESAIYLTFEEGALPKLEKLVVPFFVSVAEDYGFYLGLGHLPCLRDAMFTLCNYVGTSSVSCSAASAAIRNEANCHPNRPKLSIRDRVGRKLH